Sequence from the Populus nigra chromosome 17, ddPopNigr1.1, whole genome shotgun sequence genome:
AGCTTGTATTGAAaaatcccttcttcttcttcttgatacTATAATCGTTACTTTCCTTCTGGGAAGGAAGAATCGAGCTAAAAGAAATGACAAGTAGCAGCGAAACAAGTCGGGAGATGGACCCCGAATCTCTAGAGGTAGGACTGCTAGGGCCACCAATTCCAGCGCCAAGGAATGTTTTGCGGTCTGCTATCTTGGTTCTACGAGCAGGGCACGTTTTCTTCTCCAAAGCCTACAACGATAAGAAGGAGACTCTTGATTCTCCAAGAGTCTTGCTGTCATCTCCATCTCACAGGGTATGTGTTTTCCTTGGTTATGCCATTGTTCCATCTCTATACTACTGTTTCTAAAAGCATTATCAAACACATAATACTTGTTTGAGTTGCTAGAACCTACGTTTggcaaccaaaaccaaaattagaactGACTTGATCGTAAGAATATACCTTCACagctaaataacttttttttctacaGAATTTGGTGGTtgctgaaattgaagaaatctcaCCAACGCATCAAGTTTCTCTTGATGCCACTCACAATGATGAGGTCGGCAATGCTACGAGCGATATCAAACTACAACATGAAAACATTGCCAATATAGTAAAGGGACGGGACCTAGATTCCTTGCATGCATTTGGTGGCGTCCGAGGTATTGCAGAGGCTTTTGAGACAGATTTAGAGAATGGAATCACTGGAGAGATTGCAGATCTAAGTCGACGCAGAACCAATGCAATCTACAAAACAACAGTCCCTGCAGCAAGAAACTTCTTGGAGTTGCTCATGAAATCCAGCAATAGGCACACCATCTTCCTTCTCATCGTATCAGCAGCGCTGTCCCTTGGCTTCGGGATCACGGAGGAGGGCCCGAGGACTGGTTGGTATGAGGGAGTCCTCATAATTCTTGCAATCATCATACTTGTGATCGTTCCAGCAGTGCGTGATTTTCTGGGTGAAAATTCAGAGAACCTGTTAGGAGAGCAGAGACAAcggagaaaaagagagatggaAGTCAATGTTTTAAGAGGAGGAAAACAGTTGAAAGTACGAGCCTTAGATCTTGTGATTGGAGACATAGTATCCTTGGAATGGGGATGCCCTATTCCTGGTGATGGTTTGTTTGTATCTGGCGAATACTTAAAATTGGATGACAGCTTTCCATCCATTGTTAATAAACATAATCCATTTCTTTTCTATGGTTCCAAGGTGATTGAGGGGCAGGGTAACATGTTGGTGACATCCATGGGACTAAACACAACATTGGGTGAGATGATAAGCAAGGCCAGCAAGAGCAGGCGATTACCAGTTCAGCTCGACAAGGTGAGCAATCACACAGAAATAGCTGGGCTCGTAACCTCTATTCTTATCTTGGTAGTGTTGTTCCTGCGGTTTAAAGCTGGAAAGAAAAATGAGGATTCGGGCGTGCCAGAAATCAAGGGAGAACATAAGACGAAGGAGGTTATGGAATTTATCAAGAGAATTGTCTGGAAACCGAGCGGGAAAATCAGTACCTTGACAACTTGCCTGACTACTTTCCTGGTAGGGGTGGTAGAAGGAGTGCCATTTTTTATCAGCCTTGCCCTTTATTATTGGAATAAAAAGATCCCATCCACCAAGGCTGTCGTGCAAGAACAATTGACAGGTGTTACCATGGGCTCAGTTACAACTATTTGCTTTGACAAAACTAGTTGGCTAACAATGAACCCACAGGAAGTTGATGAGTGTTGGATTGATGAGACAGTAATTAGAGAAAACTCTGCAATACCTAAACAAGTTAAGGATGCATTCTGTATTGGTATCAGCACGAGCTCAGGTAACGATCAGGAATCACTGATTTCCTGGTGTGAACGGAAATTCGGGATTAACATGGAGAGTTTGAAGCAAAGTTACACCATTATCGGGATGAAAGAGTTGAGCCCTGGTGACGAAGGGAATGGAGTGTTGGTGAGGGAGAAAGAAGGCAATGAAACCAAGAAATTCCTGTATTGGAAAGGACTGGCACcgaaaatattgaaaatgtgCTCCCGGCACTACAATAGTGAAGGGAAACTAGTGGACATGGACACAGAGAAAAGGTCGgcttttgagaaaattattaatgacaTGCAGTCCAAGCATCTAAAAACCATTGCCCTTGCTTATAAGACAACAGATGATGAAAATTCTGAGGATGATCGCTTGATATTGATAGGACTTCTGGGTCTGAAGGACAAATGCTGGAAAGAGACTATAGAAGCAGTTGAAGCTTGTAGAAATGCTGGTGTCAACATTCTACTTGTCTCAGAGGACAGCGAGTCAGTAATAGAAGACATAGCTCAAAAATATGGAATGCTTAGTGGCCTAGGCTTATTGGAACATGGAGGGGAAACTTTTCGAAGTTTCAGCGATGAAGAGAGAAAGGATGTGGTCAATAAAATCTGTGTGATGGGAAACTCTCTCCCTTCTGACAAGCTCCTTCTAGTGCGTTGTCTGAAACAACAAGGCCACATAGTAGCATTCGTTGGAGTCAGAACAGATGATGCTCCCTCACTCAAAGAAGCAGACGTGGGAATTGTGACTGGAACTGGGAGTAGTGAGTTGGTCAATGGGAGTGCTGAATTGATTATCCTGGATGGAAATTTAGGCTACTTGGTATGGATTTTGAAGGGGGGGCGATGTATTTATGGCAACATTCACAAGTATATCCAAGTTGAGGTCACCATAACTATTTCAGGGTTAGTGATAAGCACTGTCACCACAATATTTTTCGGGTATGCTCCAATGACAGCGATTCAGATGATCTGGGTGAACGTGGTAGTGGCTGTCCTTGGTGGGTTGGCTTTATTAACTGAGCCCCCAAGTCAGAAACTGATGCAGAGGCCACCGATCAGACCAACCGAACCTTTCATCACAGAGGCCATGTGGAGGAATATAATCATACAAGCTTCCTATCAGGTTTCCATTTTGTTAGCCTTTCAGTTCAAAGGGCAAGCTATTCTAAATATCAACGAGGATGTTAGCAAAGCCATGATCTTCAGTAGTTTTCTTCTCTGCCAACTTTCCAACCAATTCAATGCCAGTGAGCAGAAACTGAAGAATTTAGTCAAGGGTGTCCAACAGAACCTATGGTTTTGGGTGGCCTCTGTTCTGACTGTGGTGTTGCAGGTGGTATTCATTGAGATTTCACATCACATCTTTGGGTTTGCCAGGTTGAATGGTCCGCAGTGGGGCATCTGTTTCCTTATTGGGGCACTTTCATGTGTGACAGATGGGGCTGTAAACATTACCTGGGCTGTCATGAAGGTTAAGCTAAGAAGATCAAGTTCGCTCGCTGGATCAGAACATCCACAATCTACAAGCATTCTCGAGCTTCCACTCATTGCTGAGAATTCATCACCACCCGCTTCTTAGTTTTCAGAACTTATTAAGCACCATTTATGCATCACCTTAGCTTCTTTATGTTTTACATTGTTTCCATATTTTCTTGGGCTGTACATAAATAACTTCTTGTTGTAATTTGCTCAGGATTCTTGTACATTATCTCATGCCATAGTTATCTAGCAATCGAGGTCTTAAATTCATTATAACTTGTAAGATCTCATGAGCGTTagctttgaaaataaataaataaaaaatttaatgtactGCTTTAGGTGGTCTGCTAGGTTTCCCTCGATCTTACAGGTTCTATCCATGTCtattgccataaaaaaaaaaaaaaccctaccaaTTTCAGCACATAAATAATTAACCAAGAACAAAACTTACCTGTTTGTATTATCACAACATTGAGCAATCCGAGGGGTTTATCGTATAGTCGAGCCGAGCTTGAAGTCATGAATCCCCTTCCCTTATCCTCGTGGGCTGCTAACCAAGGTCACGAGTTTCGTTTCAAATGACAGTCATACCGAACAGGCCGCACTAACTGTTCGGAGTTAATCTGATCTGACCTGCGTAGAAAGAGTGTAGCAGGCCTGAGTTattcttcataaaaagaaattgagtaAAGAGGGGAGAAATGAAGAAGAGTGTGAGGAGGGGGAAGCAAAAGGTAACATAAGGCTAAAAAGGAACAGAAGACATTGAAGACCTCCATTCATTCTCAGATCTACCCctccagaaaaataaaataaaagaaaatcaaccaACTCATAAAATGTATCTTAACCAAAAAACAGAACCCGAGATTATGAATTGAAAGGCATTAacagtaaaaacaaaacatcatgtGAATCAGAGAAGGAGTTCTAATGAAATATATGACAGAGTACGTACAGTGTAGGACCATGTATCTGTATGCTTTAAGATAATTCTAACAACATTAATTCTCTATATGATTCATGATCGTGTCtgcttgagagagagagagagagagagagagcgagttGTGACATTAGATTCCATGACCATGGGTGTCTGCCACAGATTCATTCCGTGAACGGAGTTAGTCTCCACTTTCGgcttggaaaaaacaaaaaaacagacaCGTTTTGCTCAGGAGAATTATTGGAATGACTGTACCTGTATCTTTTTGTTGCGTAGTAGCAATTAAGCGAGGAGAGCacttttttaagtattttttttatttaaaaatatattaaaatattatttttatttaatttttaaaaattatttttaacatcaatataatataaaataattaaaaaattaaattttggtgaaaaataatCTACACTGCAACCTCAAATAACAccttaattcaaaatttatggatattgaattgaattgatttagatggataagtttttttttttaatcactttgGTAAGTAGCGGGTATTGGATAGATATTatcaaatttagattttttttgtttcatggaaaataattttaaaaaaatcacttttcaattattttcttgtatttttttaccattaataaaattgattaatggcaaatatttttctattaaagaaaaaattggtttgattttcataaaaatatttttcttttattttaggtgTAAAACACATTTTAGAAGTtgcaaaagaataaataaaaaatcttgttatttgttaattatattaaatttggtttttaatattttgattgctatatattatgttttgaatcatttttttctttaattttatcaattaaaatttgatttaattatagttttatattaactttgatccttgTTCTTTTgactgttattttttctttcttatccttttcttaattgaaatttattattcattagatttgatccatattcttttaattaatatgaaataatttgtgaaattaaaatattatttttttattttcatcctctCAACTTTTTTATCCGTTAGATCtggttttcattattttgattgctatttgttttatttgaactaatttataaaattagatttttttcaatctcattctctttcaaactttttatttgtcAGATTTAACccccattcttttaataaacataaaaaaacactaataagttgttttttattttatttctcttgaTATAACTAAatactgaaaagtattttccaacttatttttcattacactaccaaacataaaaaaaatcattttgcaaGAAtctattttccatgaaaatcacttaaaaaaataaattttcagcaaacaaacaaaaatttcatCTAAATTCTCAATCTAAACTAgtcctaatatatatatatatatatatatatatatatatatatatatatatatatatgaaaattttgattatattgtttaaaaaataaaaaatgagaggaccaaaattaaaataaaaaagaaatgatagcccttttgtttatttaaaaaaattattgaggatCCTAACTTAATTctctttcatatatttattactttttttctttggaaagtCACTAACTTTATCTTATGAGAATCTtaatccctaattttttttttatagatactAGAAGACATTCATCAAGATAGAGTTTCCTTTACTAAGGAGAACATGGATATTTAAATAACCCATAATAtatacaatcataaaaaaactctatttctaAGCATATTGGATTTTGAAATCTCATCAAAATCTCACTTCAATGTTTCATAAAACAAGGCTTTTTTACATGCAGATTgacatagaaaattaaaataaaaaaaaactaaaaagtttgAGGGGAAATATTGTTTATATGAGCacaaaaaaatatggatttgaacaatgttttttttttttaattttgttggtcaacattttttttcaattttgttctttgaTACTGTATTGATTAGGACTTAGgattgatgatttgttttaatttgtttttttgcgtGTAGTTATTGAGGTCTTAAAAAAAGTCCTCATATTGAGTTGGTATTTCATTTTAcaagattgttttattttattgtttaaaaaattaaaattaaggggatcagaattaaaatgaaaaagaaatgacaacccttttgttttttaaaaaaattattgcgtcaattctggttcttttttttttttttgcttttggtcatcaattgttttttttaatttcatatttcaatgttaaattgattgagaattgaggtttataatttatttcaatctaatttttatatagttatcgatataaaaaaaagtcctCACATTATATTGATGCttgattttaacaaaaagaatctgattttattattttaaaaaaattaaaaatagaaggatcaaaattaaaataaagaaaaaacatgagcccttttaaaaaataacataattttgcCTTAgaatttttccaaaaaataaagaaagaggtCGAAAGGCCAAAAGGATGAGATATATATTAcgtaaaagaaatatatacataaaaaataaaaaatagaaatttatttattagagaGATAAAAGCaaagatataaattaaatttgttacAGCTTGGACAATTCTAAAagcaaatgttttttcttttcaaaacataaagtGTAGAGTCCTTTGTATCTCCCCTGACTTCgtatcttatatttttagaaagtaattataataaacactattttaatgatttttggtTATAAGGGTAATTAGGTAGCTAACTAGCTAATgtcttcaattaaataaatattgcattttttctttcataatggCTCCTTCCTTGTACTTTTCTTTCAAGGGAGAGaggtaaaaaaagagagtagaaaTGACCACCCGGAGGCGTTAGCAATTAATGAAGAGTTAATAATAATCTAATCCCTTTAGTTTAGTTAGTTTATGatagttaattaattgattactCCTTATATATTATCACAAATAGTTCAATATTATTAGTTTCTTGATCAACGTGTATCATCTTTACGCGCGTTCTCTTTGATCTgactccttctct
This genomic interval carries:
- the LOC133677286 gene encoding calcium-transporting ATPase 12, plasma membrane-type-like, which produces MTSSSETSREMDPESLEVGLLGPPIPAPRNVLRSAILVLRAGHVFFSKAYNDKKETLDSPRVLLSSPSHRNLVVAEIEEISPTHQVSLDATHNDEVGNATSDIKLQHENIANIVKGRDLDSLHAFGGVRGIAEAFETDLENGITGEIADLSRRRTNAIYKTTVPAARNFLELLMKSSNRHTIFLLIVSAALSLGFGITEEGPRTGWYEGVLIILAIIILVIVPAVRDFLGENSENLLGEQRQRRKREMEVNVLRGGKQLKVRALDLVIGDIVSLEWGCPIPGDGLFVSGEYLKLDDSFPSIVNKHNPFLFYGSKVIEGQGNMLVTSMGLNTTLGEMISKASKSRRLPVQLDKVSNHTEIAGLVTSILILVVLFLRFKAGKKNEDSGVPEIKGEHKTKEVMEFIKRIVWKPSGKISTLTTCLTTFLVGVVEGVPFFISLALYYWNKKIPSTKAVVQEQLTGVTMGSVTTICFDKTSWLTMNPQEVDECWIDETVIRENSAIPKQVKDAFCIGISTSSGNDQESLISWCERKFGINMESLKQSYTIIGMKELSPGDEGNGVLVREKEGNETKKFLYWKGLAPKILKMCSRHYNSEGKLVDMDTEKRSAFEKIINDMQSKHLKTIALAYKTTDDENSEDDRLILIGLLGLKDKCWKETIEAVEACRNAGVNILLVSEDSESVIEDIAQKYGMLSGLGLLEHGGETFRSFSDEERKDVVNKICVMGNSLPSDKLLLVRCLKQQGHIVAFVGVRTDDAPSLKEADVGIVTGTGSSELVNGSAELIILDGNLGYLVWILKGGRCIYGNIHKYIQVEVTITISGLVISTVTTIFFGYAPMTAIQMIWVNVVVAVLGGLALLTEPPSQKLMQRPPIRPTEPFITEAMWRNIIIQASYQVSILLAFQFKGQAILNINEDVSKAMIFSSFLLCQLSNQFNASEQKLKNLVKGVQQNLWFWVASVLTVVLQVVFIEISHHIFGFARLNGPQWGICFLIGALSCVTDGAVNITWAVMKVKLRRSSSLAGSEHPQSTSILELPLIAENSSPPAS